A window of the Polaribacter batillariae genome harbors these coding sequences:
- a CDS encoding phosphoribosyltransferase family protein, with protein sequence MLYQINKFKDGQVSAKIIEGGNLHIKIRANCYEDLFKIASIKEAWSSVLENKNNVSILTIYCLISQRSDRRFNEKESFDLKVVSNFINSLNFDKVEILHPHSAISLALIDKSIELSHFEYVKKAFEDIGNPILISPDAGAYKTTHEISEKLNADLIPSNKVRGNGVPSISIQGDVKGKQCLIVDDLADGGRTFKLLAEELKKQGATKVFLYVTHAQFNYGFDELKESINHIYCTNSFKDISDDFVTQFKVI encoded by the coding sequence ATGTTATATCAGATAAATAAATTTAAAGATGGACAAGTTTCTGCTAAAATTATTGAAGGAGGAAATTTACATATTAAAATTAGAGCAAATTGCTACGAAGATTTATTCAAAATTGCATCCATAAAAGAAGCTTGGAGTTCAGTTTTAGAGAATAAAAATAATGTATCAATTCTTACTATTTATTGTTTAATTAGTCAACGTTCGGATAGAAGATTTAATGAAAAAGAATCTTTTGATTTAAAAGTAGTTTCTAATTTCATCAATAGTCTGAATTTTGATAAAGTTGAAATTTTGCATCCTCATAGTGCAATTTCTTTAGCTTTAATTGATAAATCTATTGAGTTAAGTCATTTTGAATATGTAAAAAAAGCTTTCGAAGATATTGGGAATCCAATTTTAATAAGTCCAGATGCAGGTGCATATAAAACCACTCACGAAATTTCTGAAAAGCTTAATGCAGATTTAATACCATCTAACAAAGTAAGGGGTAATGGGGTTCCAAGTATAAGTATTCAAGGAGATGTAAAAGGAAAACAGTGTTTAATTGTTGATGATTTAGCAGATGGAGGCAGAACTTTTAAATTGTTAGCAGAAGAATTAAAAAAGCAAGGAGCAACTAAAGTTTTCTTATATGTTACACACGCACAATTTAACTATGGTTTTGATGAATTAAAGGAATCGATTAATCATATTTATTGTACCAATAGTTTTAAAGATATATCTGATGATTTTGTAACTCAATTTAAAGTTATTTAA
- a CDS encoding alpha-ketoacid dehydrogenase subunit alpha/beta: MLQKTLSKNKTELSFEDFKAEVLNDYKIAKISRECSLLGRREVLTGKAKFGIFGDGKEVPQLAMAKAFKKGDFRSGYYRDQTFMMSLGELTAQEFFAGLYAHTNIDLEPMSAGRQMGGHFATHSLNEDGSWKNLTEQYNSSSDISPTAGQMPRLLGLAQASKIYRNEKSVQHKTNFSKQGNEVAWGTIGNASTSEGLFFETINAAGVLQVPMVMSVWDDEYGISVHAKHQTTKESISEILKGFQRDLKNKGYEIFVINGWDYVQLVDTYNKAAKIAREEHVPVLIHVKELTQPQGHSTSGSHERYKGKERLQWEKEHDCIEKMRKWILDFELETESGETLRFVDSEEEIIILEKEAKKIVTTAKRNAWTAYTNEIKEEVAIAARLLEKNAAKSKNGAFILKLKSDLEKIVEPIRKDILIATRKTLRYIREEEFAKKIELQEFIKSSLQNASYKYSSHLMSETSLSALHINEKKPTFPEKKNIVDARIVMRDNFDAILKKHPEVVIFGEDAGFIGDVNQGLEGLQEKYGNIRISDTGIREATIVGQGIGLAMRGLRPIAEVQYLDYLLYALQIMSDDLATLHYRSFGKQKAPLIIRTRGHRLEGIWHAGSPMGGIINNVRGMHVLVPRNMTKAAGFYNTLLEGDEPALVIECLNGYRLKEELPTNLGEFKTPIGLVETIKEGKDITIVSYGSTLRIVEETAKELLQVGIDVEVIDAQSLLPFDLNHDVVKSLAKTNKLLIVDEDVPGGASAYILQEVLEKQNGYQFLDSKPATLTAKAHRPAYGTDGDYFSKPSAEDIFEKVYAIMHEFNPNKFKSLY; encoded by the coding sequence ATGCTCCAGAAAACATTATCTAAAAATAAAACAGAACTCTCTTTTGAAGATTTTAAAGCAGAAGTTTTAAACGATTATAAGATTGCGAAAATTAGTAGAGAATGTAGTTTATTAGGTCGTAGAGAAGTTTTAACAGGAAAAGCAAAGTTTGGTATTTTTGGCGATGGCAAAGAAGTACCACAATTAGCAATGGCTAAAGCCTTTAAAAAAGGAGATTTTAGATCTGGATATTACAGAGATCAAACCTTTATGATGTCTCTTGGCGAGTTAACTGCACAAGAGTTTTTTGCCGGTTTGTATGCACATACAAATATCGATTTAGAACCAATGTCTGCAGGAAGACAAATGGGAGGGCATTTTGCAACACACAGTTTAAATGAAGATGGTAGCTGGAAAAACTTAACAGAACAGTACAATTCTAGTTCAGACATTTCTCCAACTGCAGGTCAAATGCCACGTCTGTTAGGTTTGGCACAAGCATCGAAAATATATAGAAACGAAAAAAGCGTACAACATAAAACCAACTTTTCGAAACAAGGAAATGAAGTTGCCTGGGGAACCATTGGAAACGCAAGTACGAGTGAAGGTTTGTTTTTCGAAACTATAAATGCAGCAGGGGTTTTACAAGTACCAATGGTAATGAGTGTTTGGGACGACGAATACGGAATTTCTGTGCACGCAAAACATCAAACCACTAAAGAAAGTATCTCCGAAATATTAAAAGGTTTTCAACGAGATCTCAAAAATAAAGGCTACGAAATTTTTGTAATTAATGGTTGGGATTATGTACAATTAGTAGATACTTACAATAAAGCGGCAAAAATTGCTCGCGAAGAACACGTACCTGTTTTAATTCACGTTAAAGAATTAACACAACCTCAAGGACATTCGACTTCTGGTTCTCACGAAAGATACAAAGGAAAAGAAAGATTGCAATGGGAAAAAGAGCACGATTGTATCGAAAAAATGCGAAAGTGGATTTTAGATTTCGAATTAGAAACTGAATCTGGAGAAACTTTGCGCTTTGTAGATTCGGAAGAAGAAATAATTATCTTAGAAAAAGAGGCTAAAAAAATAGTAACCACAGCCAAAAGAAACGCTTGGACAGCCTATACCAACGAAATTAAAGAAGAAGTAGCAATTGCTGCTAGGTTGTTAGAAAAAAATGCTGCCAAAAGTAAAAATGGTGCCTTTATTTTAAAATTAAAAAGCGATTTAGAGAAAATCGTAGAACCTATTCGTAAAGACATTTTAATTGCCACTAGAAAAACACTTCGTTATATAAGAGAAGAAGAGTTTGCCAAAAAAATAGAGCTTCAAGAATTTATAAAATCAAGTTTACAGAACGCTTCTTATAAATATTCTTCACACTTAATGAGTGAAACAAGTTTAAGCGCGCTACATATTAACGAGAAAAAACCAACGTTTCCCGAAAAGAAAAACATTGTAGATGCTCGAATTGTAATGAGAGATAATTTCGATGCCATCTTAAAAAAACATCCAGAGGTGGTTATTTTTGGAGAAGATGCTGGTTTTATTGGTGATGTAAATCAAGGTCTAGAAGGGCTTCAAGAAAAATATGGAAACATTCGTATTTCTGACACCGGAATTAGAGAGGCTACCATTGTTGGACAAGGAATTGGATTGGCAATGCGTGGTTTAAGACCCATTGCAGAAGTGCAATATTTAGATTATTTGTTATACGCACTTCAAATTATGAGTGACGATTTAGCAACACTTCATTACAGAAGTTTTGGTAAACAAAAAGCACCTTTAATTATTAGAACACGTGGTCATCGATTAGAAGGAATTTGGCACGCAGGTTCTCCAATGGGTGGAATTATAAATAATGTTCGTGGAATGCATGTTTTAGTGCCAAGAAACATGACAAAAGCCGCTGGTTTTTACAATACTTTATTAGAAGGTGATGAACCTGCATTGGTCATAGAGTGCTTAAATGGTTATCGTTTAAAAGAAGAATTACCTACTAATTTAGGCGAATTTAAAACGCCAATTGGCTTAGTAGAAACCATTAAAGAAGGAAAAGATATCACGATTGTTTCTTACGGTTCTACTTTAAGAATTGTCGAAGAAACCGCTAAAGAACTCCTGCAAGTTGGTATTGATGTAGAAGTAATTGATGCACAAAGTTTGTTGCCTTTCGATTTGAACCACGATGTTGTAAAAAGTTTGGCAAAAACAAATAAATTATTAATTGTAGATGAAGATGTTCCTGGAGGAGCTTCAGCATATATTTTACAAGAAGTTTTAGAAAAACAAAATGGTTACCAATTCTTAGATAGCAAACCAGCTACCTTAACCGCAAAAGCACACAGACCTGCTTATGGTACAGATGGAGATTATTTCTCGAAACCTTCTGCAGAAGATATTTTCGAAAAAGTATATGCAATTATGCACGAATTTAATCCGAATAAATTTAAAAGTTTGTATTAG
- a CDS encoding nicotinate phosphoribosyltransferase yields the protein MNGLLLTDGYKTGHHLQYPKGTEEVYSNWTPRSNKYGPKGCDKVISFGQQYVIKWLHEYFEENFFSKPKTKVCNEIKEELSLYLGTEYDISHYEKLHDLQYLPIKVKSLKEGVEVPVRVPMLTIVNTKKEFYWVTNFLETILSTMLWLPMTSASIALNYKRIFKKWALLTDENNIDFIEFQGHDFSMRGMGGLQSALSSGMGHASVFLGSDTLPVISGLRKYYDAKGFVIGSVNATEHSVMCAGTKDDEIGTFRELMKTYPTGILSVVSDTWDLWKVLTDYLPKLEKEILSRDGKLVIRPDSGDPVDIICGKSKEIGGMLPEDKGVIELLWNIFGGTINEQGFKVLNSHIGAIYGDSITTERAEQICQRLHDKGFASTNIVLGIGSFTYQFNTRDTFGFAMKATSVVVNGERRKIFKNPITDDGIKKSAKGLLKVEIINNEYTLVDEVSEKEENEGELKMIYENGEFFNQIILEEIRERINKTL from the coding sequence ATGAACGGATTATTACTAACAGACGGATATAAAACAGGGCATCATCTTCAATATCCAAAAGGAACAGAAGAAGTATATTCTAATTGGACACCAAGAAGTAATAAATATGGACCTAAAGGTTGTGATAAAGTAATTTCTTTTGGTCAGCAATACGTTATAAAATGGTTGCATGAATATTTCGAAGAGAATTTCTTTTCAAAACCGAAGACAAAAGTTTGTAATGAAATAAAAGAGGAACTTTCTTTATATTTAGGAACAGAATATGATATATCTCATTATGAAAAATTACACGATCTACAATATTTACCAATAAAGGTAAAATCGTTAAAAGAAGGAGTGGAAGTGCCTGTAAGAGTACCAATGTTAACTATTGTAAATACAAAAAAGGAGTTCTATTGGGTTACTAATTTTTTAGAAACGATACTTTCTACAATGTTATGGTTGCCGATGACATCTGCTTCAATAGCTTTAAATTACAAGCGAATTTTTAAGAAATGGGCTTTGTTAACGGATGAAAATAATATCGATTTTATTGAGTTTCAAGGACACGATTTTTCGATGAGAGGAATGGGAGGTTTGCAAAGTGCATTATCTTCTGGAATGGGGCATGCAAGTGTTTTTTTAGGATCTGATACTTTACCAGTAATAAGTGGTTTAAGAAAATATTACGATGCCAAAGGTTTTGTAATTGGTTCAGTAAATGCAACAGAACATTCAGTAATGTGTGCAGGAACGAAAGATGATGAAATAGGAACTTTTAGAGAGTTAATGAAAACATACCCTACAGGAATTTTATCTGTTGTAAGTGATACTTGGGATTTATGGAAAGTTCTAACAGATTACTTGCCTAAATTAGAAAAAGAAATCTTATCAAGAGATGGTAAACTTGTAATTCGTCCAGATAGTGGAGATCCTGTAGATATAATTTGTGGTAAATCTAAAGAAATAGGAGGAATGCTGCCAGAAGATAAAGGAGTTATAGAATTACTTTGGAATATTTTTGGAGGAACAATTAATGAGCAGGGGTTTAAAGTCTTAAATTCACATATCGGAGCGATTTATGGAGATAGTATAACAACAGAAAGAGCCGAACAAATTTGCCAACGCTTACATGATAAAGGTTTTGCTTCTACAAACATTGTTTTAGGAATTGGTTCTTTTACCTATCAATTTAATACCAGAGATACTTTTGGTTTTGCAATGAAAGCAACCTCAGTAGTTGTAAATGGAGAAAGAAGAAAAATTTTTAAAAACCCAATTACAGATGATGGAATAAAAAAGTCTGCAAAAGGTCTTTTAAAAGTTGAAATTATTAATAACGAATACACTTTAGTTGATGAAGTTTCTGAAAAAGAAGAAAATGAAGGAGAATTAAAAATGATTTATGAAAATGGAGAATTTTTTAACCAAATTATTTTGGAAGAGATAAGAGAGAGAATAAATAAAACACTTTAA
- a CDS encoding NUDIX hydrolase: MGNQSIKLTVDAVVFGYEEGVISVLLIKRKYNPFKGKWAIPGGFVLNEESLEQAVERELEEETGVKINYLEQLYTFGKPNRDPRERIVSVAYFGLIRPNAFKIFASTDAEEVAWFNINELPELSFDHSDILEIAIERLKNKITYEPIGFELLDKKFPFSDLEKLYTTLLGRDVDRRNFRKKILGLNVLDELDEKVSKGSGRPANLFQFNKKRYFELKNAGIIFEI; the protein is encoded by the coding sequence ATGGGAAATCAATCTATAAAACTCACAGTAGATGCTGTTGTATTTGGTTATGAAGAAGGAGTTATCTCTGTTTTATTAATCAAAAGAAAATACAACCCGTTTAAAGGAAAATGGGCAATTCCTGGAGGATTTGTCTTAAATGAAGAATCTTTAGAACAAGCTGTTGAAAGAGAGTTAGAAGAAGAAACTGGTGTTAAAATTAATTATTTAGAACAACTTTACACATTCGGAAAACCAAATAGAGATCCAAGAGAAAGAATAGTATCTGTTGCCTATTTTGGGCTGATAAGACCAAATGCTTTCAAAATATTTGCTTCTACAGATGCAGAAGAGGTTGCTTGGTTTAATATTAATGAGCTTCCTGAATTGTCTTTCGATCATTCTGATATTTTAGAGATTGCCATAGAAAGATTGAAAAATAAAATTACCTATGAACCTATTGGTTTTGAGTTATTGGATAAAAAATTCCCTTTTTCAGATTTAGAAAAATTATATACTACATTGTTAGGAAGAGATGTAGATAGACGTAATTTTAGAAAGAAAATTTTAGGTCTTAATGTTCTTGATGAACTTGACGAAAAAGTTTCAAAAGGTTCTGGAAGACCAGCCAATTTATTCCAATTTAATAAAAAAAGATACTTCGAACTTAAAAATGCGGGTATTATTTTTGAAATTTAA
- a CDS encoding DUF2851 family protein, translated as MMNEDFLHYLWKYKLFSKLGLRTSENEVLTILKSGLHNKNAGPDFLNAQLKIGNQTWAGNVEIHVKASDWYLHNHETDANYDAVILHVVWENDAVIYMENNQSLPTLVLKDFVEEQVLNNYRNLFLTPTSWIACQSSIANVNDFTIDHWKERLFFERLERKSTEIKILLEKENNNFEAVLFQLLVKNFGLKVNGDAFLRLAQSVDFSIVQKVSSDENQFSALLFGQAGFLEEAVEDAYYQQLKAAYHYLKHKFKLEAVSKNHFSFFRMRPNNFPTIRIAQLVSLFHQHQHLFSKLIDLKNLKDFYDLFSIEMHPFWKTHYNFEATSKFSSKKLTKSFVDLLIINTIIPLKFLYQKSRGAVDEESFLEILKKLKPEKNSVISKFAEFGVSAKNAFETQALLELKNNYCAPKRCLECAIGVAILNR; from the coding sequence ATGATGAATGAAGATTTTTTGCACTACCTATGGAAATACAAGTTGTTTTCGAAGCTAGGTTTAAGAACTTCGGAAAATGAAGTTTTAACGATTTTAAAATCGGGGTTGCACAATAAAAACGCGGGGCCAGACTTTTTAAATGCTCAATTAAAAATAGGAAATCAAACTTGGGCTGGAAATGTAGAAATTCATGTAAAAGCATCTGATTGGTATTTGCACAACCACGAAACAGATGCAAATTACGATGCTGTAATTTTGCATGTAGTTTGGGAAAATGATGCTGTTATTTATATGGAAAATAACCAGTCTTTGCCCACTTTAGTTTTAAAAGATTTTGTAGAAGAACAGGTGTTAAATAATTATAGAAACTTGTTTTTAACACCAACAAGTTGGATTGCTTGCCAGAGTTCTATTGCAAATGTTAATGATTTTACGATTGATCATTGGAAAGAACGGTTGTTTTTTGAAAGGTTAGAAAGAAAATCAACAGAAATTAAAATTCTATTAGAAAAAGAAAATAATAATTTCGAAGCGGTTTTGTTTCAGTTATTGGTTAAGAATTTTGGGTTGAAAGTAAATGGAGATGCTTTTTTACGTTTGGCACAGTCTGTAGATTTTTCGATTGTTCAAAAAGTAAGTTCCGATGAAAATCAATTTTCGGCATTGTTGTTTGGACAAGCTGGTTTTTTAGAAGAGGCTGTTGAAGATGCATACTATCAGCAATTAAAAGCCGCATACCATTATTTAAAACACAAATTTAAATTAGAAGCTGTTTCTAAAAATCATTTTTCTTTTTTTAGGATGCGACCCAATAATTTTCCTACGATTAGAATTGCGCAGCTGGTTTCTTTATTTCATCAACATCAACATTTGTTTTCTAAATTGATAGATTTAAAAAACTTAAAAGATTTTTACGACTTGTTTTCTATTGAAATGCATCCATTTTGGAAAACCCACTATAATTTTGAAGCTACTTCTAAATTTTCTTCTAAAAAACTAACAAAATCATTTGTCGATTTATTAATTATCAATACAATTATTCCGTTAAAATTTTTATATCAAAAGAGTAGAGGAGCAGTAGATGAAGAATCTTTTTTAGAAATTCTAAAAAAGTTAAAACCAGAGAAAAATAGTGTTATTTCTAAATTTGCTGAATTTGGAGTTTCTGCTAAAAATGCATTTGAAACTCAGGCTTTATTAGAGCTTAAAAATAATTATTGCGCACCCAAACGTTGTTTAGAATGCGCAATTGGAGTTGCTATTTTAAATCGATAA
- a CDS encoding zinc-dependent metalloprotease, translating into MKKLLLLSLIFSFTLSLSTQAQRKKSKDKTGQNASKPQKSKTQKYSDFVTQQTKTDEGLFKVHETKNTFMYEIPKSYFGKEMLLVTRIKELPADLGDGYVNAGSKVNTQVIVWEKFKNKILLKVKSYNAIANDSLPIYKSVRANNLEPIIYAFDIKTQNPDSTAVIVDVTKFFSTDVKAISGLPPSYRGRYKVRRLDASRSFINSIKSYPKNIEVVQDFSFDSDAPPSNRSTNTITIRVNQSMILLPENPMMPRIYDKRVGYFSIGNVDYGSEALKADDKRYIRRWRLEPKDPVAYARGELVAPIKPIVYYLDPATPKKLRKYIKQGVEDWQKVFETAGFKNAIMAKMPPTKEEDPEFSMEDVRYSSIRYVASTTRNAVGPSVSDPRSGEILESDIIWYHNHLRSYRNRYLLETGAANPSARTLDTPDNEIGDMMRMVIAHEVGHALGLPHNMAASFAYPTDSLRSGNFTQKNGIAATIMDYARYNYVAQPGDKNIRFIRQLGPYDHYAINWGYRKIPNITNPEQEIKTLDKWIAEKAGDPVYRFGAQRFDPSAQTEGIGNDQVKSSTYGIKNLKIVAKNLPNWTSNQTNNYDDLSELYGELLSVWSRYVGHVAGNIGGIYEYNKKPSQAGDVYQPVSKAKQKEALNWLQKNAFETQNWLLDKNILNKINETGYTDRMLSYQNRSLRTLLNRSTLNRMINATIIDANTYPASEMVRDLRRGIFSETNTTKNVSVFRRNLQKSFISILGSLMNDKSVKNSDISSIARGELESLKYPLNIASKRGVNRITKYHYKDALAMIHKILEPK; encoded by the coding sequence ATGAAAAAACTACTATTACTTTCTCTAATTTTCTCTTTTACACTATCACTTTCAACACAGGCACAAAGAAAAAAATCGAAAGACAAAACAGGCCAAAACGCTTCTAAACCTCAAAAAAGTAAGACCCAAAAATATTCGGATTTTGTTACCCAACAAACCAAAACAGATGAAGGCCTTTTTAAAGTGCACGAAACAAAAAATACATTTATGTACGAAATTCCAAAATCTTATTTTGGAAAAGAAATGCTTTTGGTTACAAGAATTAAAGAATTACCAGCAGATTTAGGTGATGGCTATGTAAATGCAGGATCGAAAGTAAATACCCAAGTTATTGTTTGGGAAAAATTTAAAAATAAAATTTTACTAAAAGTAAAATCTTACAATGCCATTGCAAACGATTCTTTACCAATTTACAAATCTGTAAGAGCAAACAACTTAGAACCTATTATTTATGCGTTTGACATTAAAACGCAAAATCCAGATTCTACTGCAGTAATTGTAGATGTTACAAAATTCTTTTCTACAGATGTAAAAGCAATTTCTGGCTTACCACCGTCTTACAGAGGCAGGTATAAAGTAAGAAGGTTAGACGCTTCTAGAAGCTTTATCAATTCAATTAAAAGTTATCCAAAAAATATCGAAGTGGTACAAGACTTTTCTTTCGATTCAGATGCACCTCCAAGCAACAGAAGTACAAATACAATTACAATACGCGTCAATCAATCTATGATTTTGTTGCCAGAAAACCCAATGATGCCACGTATTTACGACAAAAGAGTGGGCTATTTTTCTATCGGAAATGTCGATTATGGTTCTGAAGCCTTAAAAGCAGACGATAAAAGGTATATTAGGCGTTGGCGTTTAGAACCAAAAGATCCTGTTGCATACGCAAGAGGAGAATTGGTAGCACCTATCAAACCAATTGTTTATTATTTAGACCCTGCAACTCCTAAAAAATTAAGAAAATACATAAAACAAGGAGTAGAAGATTGGCAAAAAGTTTTTGAAACTGCTGGGTTTAAAAATGCCATTATGGCAAAAATGCCACCAACAAAAGAAGAAGACCCAGAGTTTAGTATGGAAGATGTTCGTTACTCTTCTATTAGATATGTAGCTAGCACAACAAGAAATGCTGTAGGGCCAAGTGTTTCTGACCCAAGATCTGGAGAAATTTTAGAAAGCGATATTATTTGGTATCACAATCATTTACGTTCTTACAGAAATAGGTATTTGTTAGAAACTGGAGCCGCAAATCCTTCTGCCAGAACTTTAGATACGCCAGATAACGAAATTGGAGATATGATGCGAATGGTAATCGCTCACGAAGTTGGGCATGCTTTAGGTTTGCCACATAATATGGCTGCAAGTTTTGCTTACCCAACAGACTCTTTACGCTCTGGAAATTTCACTCAAAAAAACGGAATTGCTGCAACAATTATGGATTATGCTAGATATAATTATGTAGCTCAACCAGGAGATAAAAACATTCGTTTTATAAGACAATTAGGCCCTTACGACCATTATGCAATCAATTGGGGATATCGTAAAATACCAAATATTACAAATCCAGAACAAGAAATAAAAACGTTAGATAAGTGGATTGCAGAAAAAGCTGGAGACCCTGTTTACAGATTTGGCGCACAACGTTTTGACCCCTCTGCACAAACTGAAGGAATTGGAAACGACCAAGTAAAATCGAGCACTTATGGTATAAAAAACCTAAAAATTGTTGCAAAAAATTTACCAAATTGGACCTCCAATCAAACCAATAATTATGACGATTTAAGTGAATTGTATGGCGAATTATTAAGTGTTTGGAGCAGGTATGTTGGGCACGTTGCTGGAAATATTGGCGGAATTTACGAATACAATAAAAAACCATCGCAAGCTGGAGACGTTTACCAACCCGTTTCCAAAGCAAAGCAAAAAGAAGCTTTAAACTGGTTACAAAAAAATGCTTTCGAAACTCAAAATTGGTTATTAGATAAAAATATTTTAAACAAAATTAACGAGACTGGTTACACAGATAGAATGCTAAGTTATCAAAACAGAAGCTTAAGAACTCTATTAAATCGTAGCACTTTAAACAGAATGATTAATGCAACCATAATCGATGCGAATACCTACCCAGCTTCAGAGATGGTTAGAGATTTAAGAAGAGGCATCTTTTCTGAAACAAATACCACCAAAAATGTATCGGTTTTTAGAAGAAATTTACAGAAATCTTTTATTTCGATTTTAGGTTCTTTAATGAATGATAAATCTGTAAAAAACTCCGACATTTCGTCCATCGCTCGTGGAGAATTAGAAAGTTTAAAATACCCATTAAATATCGCTAGTAAAAGAGGGGTAAATAGAATTACAAAGTACCATTACAAAGATGCTTTGGCAATGATTCATAAAATTTTAGAACCCAAATAG